Part of the Lycium ferocissimum isolate CSIRO_LF1 chromosome 6, AGI_CSIRO_Lferr_CH_V1, whole genome shotgun sequence genome, AAATACAGTATCAGACATTTCCTAGGACTGTCAATGCATATAAGATAAATCCATTAGACAGTGAGTTCACAAGATTCCTTTACCAGGCACCTTGAGCCAAACAAGGAGAGTTATTATTACACCTATAATACAAGAAAGATAAAATGTTTTCCATATAAAAGCCTTACAAGCTGAGTACAGTGATAGTCACTAGAAAACCAGAAAAGGAATaagtgagaaaatacataagcTAACTCCATAACACCAGAAGTTAGCTAATCTTCTTTGCCATGTTTTACTTGTCCACCTTTCAAGAATCTCATGAACCAGTAAGCAGAAGATTTTAGATGCCGTGTTAGCCCATTCTTGAAGTCCACATATATCAAACCAAAGCGTTTTGTATAACCCAGATTCCACTCGAAGTTATCTAGCAATGACCACGCAAAATAACCTCTCACATTAGCACCATCCCTGTCGAGACAAAATGTAGGTCTTTGTTAATATGTATAGAATGTAGGCAAAGGCGTAGCCATCCAgacaaatgataaatataaaacaaaatttgATTGATCCCGTAATATAAGAATTATGCATCCAGAAGCCATTCACAAATGTTCAAGTATTTATGATGTGAATGCAAAAATATCATGCATCAAAACTTGTGCTCTCCTTGTATTATACCAGTCATTTGTTGTGCTAAAAAGTTGGACTAGGTAAAGTACATCCAACCAAACTTTGGCAGGGACCATTATCAAGAACTTAAACTACTTTTTCCTTTTGACACCCGGAACAACAGCGGATGCCAACTGTTTCTGGAAAGAAGAGTTTAAGATGAGACGAGTAGGAGATCTCATATTTGCTGAAGCTTTCCTATCAATGGCTAAAATGCTAAAACTGAATGAAGCAGAATATTTCAAGAGGCAAGTAATTCCTATAATTTGGATGATTGACAAATAGAAGTTTGAAAGAATGCAGCCAAGAGAATATTCTGATGAGCTACTAAGATAGGCAGGAATCAACCAATAATCATTATTGCACGTTGATGTCAATACATGTTTATAACACGAGGCCTGTTAAACACAGATTTGTGAGAGTACGCACAAGATTGCCTGATGAATAGCGGCAAGGTACGCCTTGAAGTAAGAAATTCTCAATTCGTCATCCAACATCTCATGGAGAGGAGATGTGTCTTCGTCTTCATCATCCATACCTGAACATGAAAAGTGAAAttacaagagaaaaaaaactgaattgGGTAATCATCTGGTTTGAATTATCACAAGCATTCATCAAAGTGTTAGTAGtaagttttgaaaatgaaaatattctTTAACATAATTCATGTGGCATGCCACACGGTTATTTAAACAGTTGGAAGTTTTGTCCATTAGGCAAGCTCAAATAGCAGCTGACAGGTCAAAACCTATCAAGAGAACAacaatttatttgttttcacTACACTGTTTTGACCTCATAGCACATTGTTATTGCAGGGTAGGCCATAGTCATTTGATTGTCCAGCCAGGAACCATTGCTTCCCCCAAACAAGAATGACAACGAAAGTGCTCTGACCATAAACTGAAGTACTGCATTCAGTGGAAAATCATGCTCGATTTCATCATGTAAACCAGCAAGCAAAGATTTTGCAGAGTGCCAAAACCACCAGAACAGACAAGTTTAGCGCATGCCTTTTGACACCGGGTGAGCTATACACTCAAAAGCCTCTCGACTggctttcttttcttctttttttcagaacaaaaaaaaaaaaaattaaactgaCCCCCTTCCCTCCATGAAGGATGGTTAGACAAAGAaataattactccctccattaaAGAAAATTCACTCTTTCCAATATGGGATGTCCCAAAATTGTCTCGTTTACAGATACATTgtcatattttttaataaatcttttgcTTCAAAAGATCCTTCCAATTTTAAGTAAAGGGAAGTTTCTTagtaagatatttttttttacataaaggCATGAAAAAATTTCGTCAGTCTAAAATTGTATTGAAAAAGCTTAAATGATAGTACTccttccatcccaatttatgtgacactctaaCCTTTGTTGTcggtcccaaaaagaatgacacctttctatatttagtaacaatttaactttaaacttctcattttacccttaatgaggtgatttatagccacacgaACATCTCGGACATATTTggaccacaagttttaaaagtctttctttcattcttaaactccgtgcacagtcaaacaccttcaaataaattggggcggagggagtaatatttatgGGATCGAGtaacatacacacatacatatatagagtAGTAGTTGTATTAAGCTAGACAAGTTGGACGACACCTCTGAATTCCGAGCAAAGAGAGCAACGAAAACCTATGTACTACACCTTACAAGAACCTCCTCTTGATGGGTGAAAAGCCATATCTTTCTGCAATATAATTAAGAACTGGTGATATAAGCCTGTGCATTACCATTCTCAGTGATATAGACTGGTGGATTGCCATATCTCTCTGCAATATAATTAAGAACTTTCCGAATTCCCCAAGGAACTATATAAAGCCATGAAGATGCCGCCTGCATGAAGTTTCACATTTTCAGTATATGAGATGTCCAATATATACATCCAAGGAACTGGAAAATAGAGATCACCCATACTTTCTCACCGATCACCTCTCCTCCTTCCCATTCAGCTaaacaaagagagagaaaaaaacatAAGTTAACTTAGGAAAGTACTCGCATGTTTATGGACTAGAAAAATCTAACATATGACAAAAGTTGTTTAGGTCTCACATACCAATTATCTCTACATCCTGTATTTTATAGAAGTCATTCTCTTCACGACTATTTGCTACATGACCAACAAATCTTGAAGTATAGTGTTTCAGACCATTGAAGTCCAACGAACGTTTAAGCAACTCCTTGTCTCGCtgtgaaaattttggaagcCTGTCTCCAAGTCTTTCACGCATGCTTTCAGGATAATCTCCGAAAAATATTGGATCCAGGTACCTGTTAGAATTTTGGTTAGAAATTACAGAAAACTAaaattattaagaaaaatcccTTTTATCTGGTACAAATCGCGCCTAATCAACTATACACTTGCAACCTTCTTTTCCTGTGTTTGATATATGCCTCCCAAACATAAAAGAGCAAGTGGACGGTTGATACCTTATATTGACTATATACATAGTTTAAAAGATAATATGTACCAGATTTTCAGATAGATACATAGAAAGTTAGAAGTAACAAGGCCTAGAGCCTCAAGAAGATTTAAGTTTCATATCATTGCATAAAGTTGTTTCAAGGAGCTGAATCAAACTTAGTAGTAACTCACAATAAAGAGGGTGAGTGTGACCTTTCCTCCGAATGCCTTGACGAAAGAGTCCACAATTTCATGGATTTTAAGCAAGACATTTATTTCTCCCACTAATTGATTCACAAAAATGATGATGAACAGATTAATGTAGCTCATGATCAAATTTTTCAGTTTAAGTGGAAATATTTTAGTCCCTTTTTTGGGTAATTTTCTTGGTAAGTAACTGAAATATGTTAGGCTTTCAGCTGCTCGACCTGAGatgaaagatgaatacttaAAATACATTCTCTCTTTAGCAATGAATCAAAATTCACCATTCAAATTGTCTTCTTTACGAAATCATTACTGTTACCCAAGTCATAGTGTTTAGTACCTCACGCAACAGATAATACCTATTCTAACAGATATCTGGACCATCTCTGAGATACAGTTCTTATGACCGACTGGGCTAGCATTTTGTTGGGTCTCTCCACATTAAGCTATCCTTTCTAACAATAACTCTTGGCTGACTAAGACGGACATAACAAAAAGTACCATCCAAGCTGAAAATCAAGGTGCCTTGTTGCAGCAGCTTTGTCCTCTAAATTATCTGATAAAGGTTCAGGCCATTCACAATCCACCACCAGGCCTATTTCCCCTCCTTGCTCATCCTGTAATTATAAAACCCGCCAATATCATCACCAATCGACAGAGTAGAAAAGTGACATCCCCAACTTCTTACGGAGGTGAGAAATGACAAAAGAGccccttatgtttgagggtaggttcaaaatagtcccttaagtatgcacttaacaaGTTTTGGTCCTTCAACTTTGCTAAAAGataacacttttagtctccaTCAAATATTTACCGAACTCTGCCTATTAGATTTGACAGGAActatgaaaaagaatgaaattagtATGAATTCAGATTTAGAGGTACAATATTTGTAGTTTCTgctatttttgatttatttctagAGCCTGGTGAAAATATTTGATATGGTTAAATCTTTTTAGTGTTGAATATTCTAGGATTTGATGAGATTTTGTTGGTGTTTATGGTTAAATCTTTTTTTCCATTGTTTCCATCAAATCTAACGAACAtaaattgttaatatttgaCTGACTAAAGGTGTTAGCTTTGGGCAAACTTAAGGGACCAAAAGTGTTTAGtacatacttaagggactattttttaACCTATCCTCAAACATAAAGggatcatttttgtcattttctctacGGAGGGTAAGTCGGGATAGAATAACGTAGAAAAGAAAGTAATCACAGAAACTTTAGCTACAACAGTTAAGTCAATATATCAGTGAGATAGAGAACTCTGAATGGAAGAATTTCAAATAACATTTTCTGAGAAGTAAGAGTAACTCTTGAACTGTAAGGCTACCTTAAATTTATTTCTGTAGATGGAAACAGCTTCTGCATGTGCCAACAGCTGATTGTGTGCTACCAAGAATGGTTCAGTAGAAGAACTTTCACTTTTTCCAGGTGCATGTATACCAGTACAATATCCATTCACAGCTGTCTGAAGAGGTTCATTAATTGTAATCCACTTCTTCACTCTATTGCCAAAGCTAGCAAAGCAAGTCTCTGCATAGATggcaaaatattttctaaatatttgcCGCAAAAAGCCAAGCTGTTGTTAGGAGGTTATTATCAACAAAGTATTCCACAAGGAACGTGGATAAACAAACTTTACTAGCAGTTTAATTGAATAAGAAAAAGCCTGCCTTCTTCAAAAGGAAATCTAAACATTTAAAAGAATGACTAGCTAACTCAAGTGTTTAGGTAAGGCAAAAGTTCATAAGCAGGAGATATAACTAAAACTCCATGGATATTCTGAAAAAATAATGAGGTGCTTGGTTTTTTATGCCCACACAAGTTCATAGGCATTCACAGAGAGGAACATTACAATCATAATCACATCAATCAGGAACTACTTGGAAGCGGAAGATCCTCATATAATATTCCTTCAGAAACCTATGACTAAcatatattaattaaacaaaaggCTCAATCAGATTCAGAGAATCATAAATGCTACACGTTATATGGAATTCGGTCTAAGATCACAGTACCGTACATTCACTTTACAGCATTTTCAGCAAACCGAGACATTAGTGTTCCATCGGATCTAATAATACCAAAAATCATGTCGAAAAAGTTTATGATACAGAATTAGAATTCCATATGCACCACCCACTCTGTTATAAGCATAAAAAGATTGTAATGGTTAATTACCAGACGAAAATTGAAGGACTGGAGCTTACACAGTTTGTTCATCTAACCAGCCTCCACAAGATTCCTGAAGATTCAAGGGAGTTATGTTATAAGGCTCAATGCCTGGAAAAACATGGCAAAAACTCATCATTAAAGGACAAAACAGGAAATATTTTAATCAGTATAAAACCTTCACTTCGGAAACAGCcaccctacctttcaaggtgggggttaggtttgcgtacactctaccctccccagaccccacatggtgggattatactgggcttgttgttgttgttgttgttagtataAAACCTTCACTTCGTTGTTACATTTACAGAGTAGAAACAGCCGGTAGATTTGTATACATAAAACCAAAGGCCACATATTATTTGCTTTAATGAAGAAAAGCATTCTTGATATTATGGATAACATCTTACCCTTTTCAAGAAGAGCATCAATAATGTTATCGTAGTACTTTATGCCTTCATGGTTGATTTTGGTCCGCAAGCCGTCTACACAAGTGGAGAAGACCTTATAAAAAAACTACAAGATATTACAGTGACTAATATCACAAAAAATCAGATCAGAGTTGCCACCAGGCATAAAACTCGTGTAGTGACCTAATGTAGGTATGGTAAATGGCTGTAGAATTTCTTATTCATTAAAAGATGGAATAACACAAATTAAGCAAGAAATTGACGTGCTCCAAGTTGCACGATATCCAGCATCACTGAAGCCCCAAGCTATAATAAGTGTAGGTTGAATCTGTCAGCCTATAACACGGATATTTTACTACATAATTCCCCAAGAAATGGTTTAATTAGAAAATAACAAGGTCAGGACCTTATAATTTATGACTTGAGAGAACAAAGAACTGGTTTGCTCTCTCTAGTTGCACCTCACaactaagttactcggactcttcaaaagtattgccgcacccgtgtcggatcctcctaaaatacactacttttgaaggatccgacacgcacccgacGATATTTTaggagagtccgagtaacttagccTCACAAGATATATAACTATAAGTTACTGAAAAAACTCAAGAAATTTTTAGCACACTTTTCAATCCTCTTTCAAAATGGAAAAATCTTAGTTTGAGGAGAATAAAAATAGTCTTTAGGGAATGAATAATAGATCAACGACATCTTCATACGGAAATCTATGCTTTTTGAGCTGTCCTGCTAAGTTGTCTTTTGATAAAGTAAAAAAGTTTAATTGAATGTTTGGGCATGAAATTTACGTATACAAGCAGTatacaaaaaagtaaaaaagctTTATAGAGATATTTCTACAAACAACACCCACTTTTCTACGCATAAAGGAACCTCATGGGTGTACCAAAAAGAAATAAGGGAAGAAAGGCTATTCCTCAACAGTGTAAAATCACAATCTACACCCCTTCGAAAGCTCTCCTATTTCTCTCCCTTCACACGACCCACATATGTGCAAGTAGAGAAACCTTCTATGCCTTGTGTTTCCTCCATCTTCCACTGCTCGAGCTGAACAACAATTCTTTCACAGTGTCCAGCCTCACCCAATGTATAACAAAACATATCACCCAATGTATACCAAAACATATCAAAACTGCTCGACAATGTAGAAGGAGGTGATCCACATCTTTCCCCAAGCACTTACACATGACGCACCAGCTGACGCAAGTAGTCTTCCTCTTCCTCAAATTCTCAGCCGTCAAGATCACCTCTCTCATTACTAACCAAGTGAAAAACGCACCTTCCTTTTAGTATTGTTAAGTTGTCAACGAACTCCTTTTAGGCCACAACAACTCCTCTAGTCTTTAGGGATTTCGGAAGCCCCGTACATTACTAAATTATTTTTGCATACACCAGCACGTCCTTGGTGATGTTTTTCTTATCCAGAAAATAAAAATTCCTGCAGCCTAATATGATTGTAATTCCTGTGGTACACTGGAAGTGAATCCTTCATATTCCTTGCCTTCTTTTTtgacaaataagaaaaaaaaatgtatttttttgaCAGTAGATTCTttgccttttctttcttatccTTCTCATGTTAATGCATATCTAAGTCTCTAAACTCGATATATACTGAAGACATTTAGGGTTTGATTATTTAGACATTGTTACTCCATCGACATCACCAAACGAAAAGCACCTTATGCATTTATCTTTGTTATAAATGTGCATTTCCTACACCATTTAGGACCAGCTTATTCCAGGAAAACTTTCAGATTTAACCATCACCATTTCCTTTTTAGATCatttcatattcttttaacttttgaaaatgacaAGTTTCTTCTTACAAAATTCACATAGACTACCTCCATTATGAACTTAAATTGGAAATGAAGAAGGTAGTCTCCTAGagctaatgttttttttttttttttcttaatctaTACCACAAAGAAAGTTGTCTTTACCTGGGAGAGCAGTTGATATCAACAGAGATTGCTCACAACCAAAATGAAAAAGCTAGAATGTTTGCACTGTTTGACTggatataaaatttaagaaaggaAACAAGTTTTCTCAAACTTGTTTTATCCCTGGTAGGAGATATGAAGAatgaatattgatatggaaCGGATTCGGAAACATAGACCCTATCTTCTTTTCTCAAGGAAGAAACGGGAAAGAAAGGATTGGTTGCACAATTTCAAAGAGTAAATAATGCCTCATTATCAGTGGAAACAAATATTTAGTATTCAAGTTACCATTTTGCCTCTGTATGAGTGAGTCAAATGAGAGAGGCAAGAAGCAATTTTGGCAATACCACGTGATGACTTAAAAGGCCCACAGGTGTATCATTATCAGTGGGTCTTATCACAGTTACAATTACGGAAGTTCCTTCGTCATACCCAAACCTTCACTTATTAATAGtagaaatagaaatataataattataatgatataaacataaatataaaatatatttatatttatataaaatataaacataaaatataaatatatccTTGAGTTTTCCGTTAAAACCTTTTTACATCGATAGTGAATGGTGACTGTAAGTCAACTGTTACGTCTCAGAAGATAAACAGACAATTTTAATATTGTAAATACTTCAAAGGTTACAATACACTTATTTTCAGCATAAACACACAATTTTAATATTGGAAATGcaagattaaaaaaaaggacTAAGTATGCTCATACATAATACTATTGAAAACTGAACATAGTACGTCTCCACTGCCATAAAATCCTTGCCACTGTGCCCAGCAGCCTCCTCTCAAACCTTTGAAACTCCAGTAGCGTCCTTTAGCTCAATTCCATCTGAAACTCCAGTAGCGTCCTTTAGCTCAATTCCATCTGAAACTCCAATAACGACCTTTAGCTCAATTCCATCTGAAACTCCAGTAGCGTCCTTTAGCTCAATTTCATCCTGGTTGTGGCCAATATCGGCATTTTGGTGATCTAGCCTGGGGTTGCGGTTCAAAAATACTTTATACAGTACATACAAGATCACCACGACAGCAATAACAATAGCCGCCTCAGCACCCAATTTTTCGATTGATACAATATTCATGTTTATGTTCTCCATGAAAATAAAACGAAATGATAGAGGACTATTACTGCTTTTTTTTTACGCTAAGATTAGACGAAGCTACTTAATTTTTGTGATGAAATGAGTATTGAGATATTTATAATTGTAAACAAATGAGCTGTAACTTATTGGACGCCAAATTTGAACGGATTAAGATCCAGTCCTGAAGATTACCATCCAGTATGGCCCGGTGGagcatttaattcatttttttgcgcggagtgcccttcgtttggggtggtctttaaattttacccctcatatttgaaatctttaaaatttgcccttcggctaacacccataagttgagttcgaacccacgcgcgatcaaaattttaaaaaaaattcgcaagcaAGCATGCgggaccggcatacttttgttaaggaattaccaaagtttgCCGGCTGGAaggatacttatgccttgtgggccTTGTGCATAAAGACTTTAAGTACGCGGGTCGCGCATAGcaaagataactttgataattcccgCGCGTGGTTATGCGTCAGTCCAAAATttaaagtttgcccattaaaagtatgcccaccccgcataactttgtgaattTTTGACACGTATAATTTGTTTTAACCATGGTTAACTTCCCTCTCTTACTTCTTCTATCTTCCTTCTTCCatcttccttcttccaaaatcgAGAACAAATATTTGTCGTCTTATACTTTGAAAACCGATCTCCATCGATTTTTTAAAGCCAAAAAAACTTATTAAATTTCGATCTCcgtctattttttatataaatttcaatgtaagtatatgaacaaagaatatcagtggtctagtggtaaagccctttaatgccaaggaacatactcgggttttatttcaacttcctacatttctttctttcggttttttttgttttttacaaAATCGATGGactcggttttttttttaaaaaaattaaaaaatcgatacgttttttaaatcaaaaacaaagataaattaaatcaatgtagAGAGAACAAAGAATTTGAGTGGTAAAGTCCTTTAATGAGGTTAAAGAACATACTCGGGTTTTATTTCAACTTCCTACCTTGAGGGAAAAGAAGCGGGGAGAGAGAGACAGGTTTGAGGAATGGTTTAACATTAATCTCATGGAGGTTTATGGATTTGTGTgttatttgtataaaaaatagatgaagatcaaatttgataagtttttgaatagttGAATCGGTAAGTGTATAGTTAATGACCATTTTAGAtaatttatggccttttctctcTTAACCTTCGTCactttcttctctcttcttccttCCTTTTTCAAAATCGAGAGCTCTCATGTTATTCTCCTCTTCTCTATCTCACTCTCTCCTTCTTCCCATTTCATTGCTCTTTATAGATTTGGTAATTGTCGGTTTTTCATTGTTCCCAAATAGTTAAAGCCCATGAAGGCATCATTTGATGACGTGATCTTGGATAGTTGCAAACCAATGTAGTATGAAATCTTGTCCTAAATGATATAAGGATGTTTTGTGCACAGAATGTGAAATTGAATTATGAAAATCCTTCAGCATCTcaaaaaatagagaaataaaCTCGAATATATCACGTCTCctataaattaaaatagaaatttaaacTCACTTATTTAAGCTTGTTCGATAATGGTGGATTACAAGTTTTAGAGGAGTTCAAAACTTAAACGTGAAGTAATTTGAACAGTTAAATTTCATATTTGGGTTTTTTGAGTTTGTTAGTTATTGTGATTGGGTCTTGTTCTAATTGATTCTAGACATGAAGACGACTTCAAAACTTAAATTTGAAGTAGTTGAGCTCAATTTGAGTTAAATTTCATAGGAACTACAAGGAAGAAGACGAAGATAGTTTTAATATAATgatgtataatattatacaatagTGTATATTGGTGTATAAATTCCTCATATCATGTATGTTTCTTAGTTTTTTAGCAGCTGTTTCTGGAAAGCATCGGTCTTGCGAGTAATTTGGGTAATACAATATTCATGTTATGATTTAGTACTATAACataattatgcatatatataaagcatataAGGTATTTGATTATATGTCTCATACAactgaattagttttcttggatgTTATTTTTACAGGTCCTACAAAATATTCACCTCTCATCAGATACATTTTTTCCCCTTCTAATGAAATATAATATTGGTACGTGTATGTGTGACATTTATGGTTGGCGTATTATGTTTGCTTGTatatttattttgcttttccCATTTCTCTTTGTTTGTTCTGTTATGAGTGTATGTCGACTTGGACTGTGTATTGATTTGCTTAATTGTACTTTTTGAATTCATAATTGGTTGTATGCAATATTGACCTTCACTGAAgttgcatgtatatatttttgatgATAATGCTCAGAGAAAGATCAAGTACATGTCAAGATTCATTTGTTTAATCATACAGAGGGAGACAGCATTGTCTCTGACTACACCATCATGAACATGATTTTCGGCTTGCTACTTTATATTGTGAGTTTTGATCTTTTTGTTATGCTATATGTGCTGCTATGCCAATCTACTGTATTAGTCTATGAAACTTTATTCTGAATCCAGCCAGAATAAGAGATTGTGGAGATTTGCCTGAATGTTTTACTTTTGTTTCCTATGCTCTATATATGTTTGACTCTTTGCTCTATAGAAGGAAAACAAATTATGGACATCATTGATGGATAGTACAAGTAATGGAAATGAGTCATGACTAAGTTCATTTAAAGATTTCCTTAATCACAATAaatcaattttctcaaatgtATTATTTTTGATAGCATATGGACTATACATTCTAAGAGTAAAACATAGTTGCGCCAAAGCAGTAGGATATGAGTAGTATAATGGCATCAACATATGTCACAGAGCTTCAATATCGAGCatttattcttattttgtatTTGTATTGATGGTATTCTCCAAAGATCTTCAAATCAAAAAATACATCTTGAGAGTACTGATTTTATGTTTCTTGTTGTAACAAGTCTACTAATATTTCTTCATAGGTTTCGGT contains:
- the LOC132059057 gene encoding beta-glucosidase 42 codes for the protein METNSSVKSRKLIMGLEKKKAIEKEWNNIYSSKHQLSCADFPSHFVFGVATSAYQVEGGSKEGGRGPSIWDSFSHIQGKICDGSTGNVAVDQYHRYKEDIELISKMGFKAYRFSISWSRIFPDGLRTKINHEGIKYYDNIIDALLEKGIEPYNITPLNLQESCGGWLDEQTVKYFAIYAETCFASFGNRVKKWITINEPLQTAVNGYCTGIHAPGKSESSSTEPFLVAHNQLLAHAEAVSIYRNKFKDEQGGEIGLVVDCEWPEPLSDNLEDKAAATRHLDFQLGWYLDPIFFGDYPESMRERLGDRLPKFSQRDKELLKRSLDFNGLKHYTSRFVGHVANSREENDFYKIQDVEIIAEWEGGEVIGEKAASSWLYIVPWGIRKVLNYIAERYGNPPVYITENGMDDEDEDTSPLHEMLDDELRISYFKAYLAAIHQAILDGANVRGYFAWSLLDNFEWNLGYTKRFGLIYVDFKNGLTRHLKSSAYWFMRFLKGGQVKHGKED